TTAGCATTCAACCGGTGAATGTTTTCATCAATCCAGAATTCCTGCACCGGTACACCCATCCCCACAAACAAAATGTCCGGCGATGTGTCATTGATTTTTGATACCATTAAATCATTCTCCGGACCTTTCTTGGAAAAAAAACCATGGTGTGTGCCCACAATTTGTAAATTCGGATGTTTATCAGACATTATCTGGGCTGCCTTTAGTGTCACGCCCTCTTCGTTACCAAGTAAATAAAAACTAACCTTTTCAGAACCAGCTATTTCTGCTAAGCCGTCAATCCAATCCGGCAGAGTATTTCGATGATATATCCTTTTACCAAGAAGACATGAAGCCAATAATGCTCCAAAACCATCACAAAATACTAAATCTGCATCTGTCAATAAAAAGCGAAAACGAGGGCAACAATAGGCAATATTTAAGATATGCAGGTTTACGTTACATACTTTTCTCTTTGTATCACCCTTTGCCATATCTACTATTGTCCGGATAAGGTCTTCAGGGGACAAATCGTTCAATTCTATACCAAATATATTTGTCTTTGACACCGAATGTTTACTCATATATTATCTACCTGTATTGCCTTTTCTCTAATATTTCTATGCATTTCAAATAGCCTCTCTTTGCAAACGGGTTACCCGGGTCTATCTTTAAAGCAGTGGCAAAGGATTCCTTTGCTTTTTCTATATCATTCATAAAACCATACACATCCCCCATGATAATATAAGAACCCACATTATCAGGAAAAAGTGAGAGTACACTTTTGATTTCTTTCAGTGCCCTTGTGTAATCCTTTGTTTGAATAAGGCAAAAAACAAGTCCATATTTTGCTGTTATCCATTCCGGTTTCAACTGATTCTCTTTCTTTAATAATTTCTCCTTCTCTGACAGTGAAATTGATTTTTCATACGACCCTATTGCTCCTGGATAATCTTTCAGTTCACGGTAGACATCGCCTTCAAGAAGATAGAATTTTCTGTGTTCATAGCTTAAAACCTTTGCCCTTTTCATTAAGTCCAGCGCCTCCGGGACTCTTTTTTCAGCCATCCTCAGCCTTGTCAGCGCTTCATAGACAGAGGGATTATTCTTATCCATCACAGGCACCTTATCGACAGCATACTCTCCATATTGAGAGGGTTTCGTGATGGTGCCCTTTCGTAAAGCAAGGGTCTCCATCTCTATCCTGTGAAGCAATACATAAGGATCGAACGGATTATGGATGTGTGCCTGTTCGAACAGTAAAGCGCTTCTCTTATATAACACCTCATCCCCTGTCTCACCAAACCTTCTCGCATATAAAGTACCTGCCATATCTTCATAGTAAAAGTCATTTTCCATGGCTTTAAGTCCTTCTATAATGTTTAACTCTGTTTCTTTCCATGCCGAACTTGCATAGAGCATTTTAGATTTCCAGAACAATCTATCTGTATAAACCCTGTTTATACTATCCACAAAAAGATAGATTAAAACGATAAGGCATAAAATTGAGAAGATGTAGCCTAATGTTCGTTTTAATCCGCTCACAGTAACCCTTTGATAATCCATCATGCAGAAGGAAACAGACAAACCGAGGATAATCCAGAAAAATGTGGTAAGTGAGATTTCAAGCCAGCCAGTAAGGTCTTGTATCAAAAATCCAGATATTGATGCTAAAAAACCTATCAATAGAAGTTTACGGTGCTGGTCCTTCTGATTCATATAGGTCTTTATCAGTAGAGCAATTATAGAGATAAGGAACGTTAAATAGAGGAGCAAAGCAGGAAGCCCATTCGTCAGGGCTGTCTGCAAATAACCATTATGGACCATTGTAGGCACTATATCTCTCGCTATCTCATTTTCTTCTGCTAATCTATATCTGGGATAAATAATCCTGAAATTTTCCATGCCAACCCCCACAAGGGGATTGTCTCTTACGATATTCATAGTGGCTTTATAATATATCAATCTGATCTTTATCTCATCGCTCGATTTTATACGGTCTACAACTCTGTCCCAGTCTGTATAGATGCTTAAAACAATAACAAGCACCATTATCAAAGATGAAAAAAATAAAATGTACCGCTTCTTTGGTAGTTTAATGTTTTTAAGATTAAATACGATTACCAGCGTGGATGATACCACAATTCCTATTAAAGGACCCCTGCTTAAGGTGGTGATGGCAGCGAGGAGAAACAGCAAAAATATTATCCCCCAGCTAAACCGCTCCATGGCCGTTTCTTCCTGAAAAAAGAATGTGATCACAAAGGGAAGAGCAAGACCAAGGAGTGCGGAGAGCATTACAGGATGTCCTATGGTTGAAGCAGATCTTCCCTGCAGCTGTACCCACGGTACCGGGTCATAGCCATAGAATTGAACCAGGGCATACAAGGACACAGGGATTAATGATGCTATGAATAACTTTAGAATTCTTTCGATTCTTTTAATGTCCATCGGCATTGAAACAATAATAAAAAAGATAAGCAACCATATTTCATGGGTCAAAAGACCATTGTATCTCCCATAAACACCGTGTATGGCAGTTGGTTTGTGCAGGGCAAAAAAGGTCGTAAAAATCCACCACAAACCAAGAATAACCCCGCTATAAAGAACCAGCTTCGGTACTGGTTTAATCTCACCCTTCTTTATGCGGTATACCCAGAATAAAACGAGACAAATAGTACATACCCTTAATGCCACAAGTTTTGGGAGCGTAAAATTAACCAGAAGGCCTGTGCTGAATAAAAGTGTCACAGAGAAGAAAAGAAGCCCAATAACAGCATCTTCGATAAGGTTCAGGTCTTTATAAAAAACGTAAGAATCACTGTTTTTACCCTTTTTGTTTTCCTTTTTGTTTTCCTTTTTGTTTTCCTTTTTGTTACTCTTTTTCATATATATGGTCTTTTAAGACAATTAGGGGTTTTGTTTTAATGAATATAGCATTTTAAGTTTTTTATGTCTATCCGTGGAAATCTGTCTGACCTTCTCTTGTAATGATTGTATTGACACTTCAGAACTTACTTTATAATGTATAAATAATGAACAAGAGAACCCTTTACTATTTTATCTCCGCTTTGCTTATTATAGGCCTTTGTGGGATTGTTGCCCAAACAATACTGCTTCGGGAAATGCTTATTCTCTTTTCCGGCAATGAATTTTCCATTGGGGTTATTATCGGTTCCTGGGTTGTTTGGGAGGCCATAGGTGCATTCATTGGAGGAAAATGGAACGGAAGGATAAAAGAAGATACTGGAATGTTTGTGCCCTTAATACTCCTATTCTCAATATCTTTTCCACTGAGTGTTTATCTAACCCGAATTTTTAAAATACTCACTGGAATTCCACCAGAAATGGGGGTAGGTATTATACCGATTCTCTATTCTTCCTTTTTCATCCTTCTACCCACCGGATTTCTTCATGGTTTCCTCTTTACATTCTCATGCTCTCTCCACAATCAAATAACAGGCGAAGGCTCATCCTCTATAGGCAAGGTCTATTTCTACGAAATGCTTGGAACAATTATTGGCGGAATACTGGTAAATTTTTTATTTATCCCCTATTTCAATTCTTTTCAAATAGCCATAGGGGTAGCCCTGTTAAGTTCAGTTTCATGCCTGTTTTTGATTCCTTCTTTTCATACCACCAAAGGACGACTGGCATTCATATCCACTTTCATAATTTTAGTATCCTCCTTCACCCTGCTTGCAGGGAAAGGGGTAGAAAGGATACACCTCCTTTCTATCAAAGAACAGTGGCAGGGCAAAAATGTAATCTCTTATGAAAATTCCTTTTATCAGAACATCGTTGTTGTTCAAAATGAAAACCAGTACACCTTTTTCTCTGACGGGATTCCTCTGATCGCCACACCGGTTCCGGATATCGCCTTCGTCGAGGAATTTGCTCACTTTCCCTTACTCTCCCATCAATCACCGGAAACAATTCTGGTGTTGAGTGGAGGGGCAGGTGGTCTGATCAATGAAATTCTCAAATATCCCACTGTAAAAAGGATAGATTATGTCGA
Above is a genomic segment from Pseudomonadota bacterium containing:
- a CDS encoding O-antigen ligase family protein, coding for MKKSNKKENKKENKKENKKGKNSDSYVFYKDLNLIEDAVIGLLFFSVTLLFSTGLLVNFTLPKLVALRVCTICLVLFWVYRIKKGEIKPVPKLVLYSGVILGLWWIFTTFFALHKPTAIHGVYGRYNGLLTHEIWLLIFFIIVSMPMDIKRIERILKLFIASLIPVSLYALVQFYGYDPVPWVQLQGRSASTIGHPVMLSALLGLALPFVITFFFQEETAMERFSWGIIFLLFLLAAITTLSRGPLIGIVVSSTLVIVFNLKNIKLPKKRYILFFSSLIMVLVIVLSIYTDWDRVVDRIKSSDEIKIRLIYYKATMNIVRDNPLVGVGMENFRIIYPRYRLAEENEIARDIVPTMVHNGYLQTALTNGLPALLLYLTFLISIIALLIKTYMNQKDQHRKLLLIGFLASISGFLIQDLTGWLEISLTTFFWIILGLSVSFCMMDYQRVTVSGLKRTLGYIFSILCLIVLIYLFVDSINRVYTDRLFWKSKMLYASSAWKETELNIIEGLKAMENDFYYEDMAGTLYARRFGETGDEVLYKRSALLFEQAHIHNPFDPYVLLHRIEMETLALRKGTITKPSQYGEYAVDKVPVMDKNNPSVYEALTRLRMAEKRVPEALDLMKRAKVLSYEHRKFYLLEGDVYRELKDYPGAIGSYEKSISLSEKEKLLKKENQLKPEWITAKYGLVFCLIQTKDYTRALKEIKSVLSLFPDNVGSYIIMGDVYGFMNDIEKAKESFATALKIDPGNPFAKRGYLKCIEILEKRQYR
- a CDS encoding WecB/TagA/CpsF family glycosyltransferase, encoding MSKHSVSKTNIFGIELNDLSPEDLIRTIVDMAKGDTKRKVCNVNLHILNIAYCCPRFRFLLTDADLVFCDGFGALLASCLLGKRIYHRNTLPDWIDGLAEIAGSEKVSFYLLGNEEGVTLKAAQIMSDKHPNLQIVGTHHGFFSKKGPENDLMVSKINDTSPDILFVGMGVPVQEFWIDENIHRLNAKVFFAVGATFRWYSGVEKRAPRWVTDHGFEWLARLTRHPVKLFRRYVIGNPLFFARFAKTYWLKHGLPSKCNKPVMSDCSEKCLFYGK
- a CDS encoding spermine synthase; translation: MNKRTLYYFISALLIIGLCGIVAQTILLREMLILFSGNEFSIGVIIGSWVVWEAIGAFIGGKWNGRIKEDTGMFVPLILLFSISFPLSVYLTRIFKILTGIPPEMGVGIIPILYSSFFILLPTGFLHGFLFTFSCSLHNQITGEGSSSIGKVYFYEMLGTIIGGILVNFLFIPYFNSFQIAIGVALLSSVSCLFLIPSFHTTKGRLAFISTFIILVSSFTLLAGKGVERIHLLSIKEQWQGKNVISYENSFYQNIVVVQNENQYTFFSDGIPLIATPVPDIAFVEEFAHFPLLSHQSPETILVLSGGAGGLINEILKYPTVKRIDYVEIDALLLKTIKKFSTPITQKELDDPRVNLHYLDGRIFIKETPVKYDVVLLGLPPPHTLQTNRFFTQEFFNSVKNILRDKGILAITLTGSLAYYSKELKNLNACIFQTLGKVFAYRFVIPG